Below is a genomic region from Candidatus Eisenbacteria bacterium.
GCATCCTGGCCAAAGTCACCAAATGTAAAGAAGCGTTAGACGCACTACACTAGCAGATGTCGCTCAAGCACATAAATGCCTTACTGTGGAGTGCCGCGATATTCTTTCTTGCGGGGCTTGCCCAATGCACTCCAGTTACGGTCCAGATCGTAAGAAGTGACGGCCTTCAAGCCTACGAGGATGCCAATTCCGGCCTCCGGAAGGTTTTGCGGGAGAACCTGAGGGACATCCAATTCCAGGACCACATTCTTGGATCCGAACAGAGCGAGAACGAGAAAATCCTCTCGCAGGTTCAAAAGCGTTCTTCTGTAATCCTGACCATAGGGACTGAGGCAACCCAGTTGGTTAGCAGCAGGATCAAAGACCGCCCCGTCGTGTTTTGCATGGTATTGGGTCCCGCCAAGAGCGGGCTGGTGAAAAGCCTGGAGTCTTCTGGAAACAATCTGAGCGGAGCCTCCCTGGATATCCCAGTCAAGATGCAATTTGAGAAATTCAAGACCCTGGTTCCAGACCTGAGAAACCTGGGTGTGCTGTGCACCGCGGAGACCGAAAGCCGGGTCAGGAGCGCAGAACCGATTGCCAGGAGTTTGGGCATCACCCTGATTTCAGTGAAGGTCTCATCAGAAAAGGAAATCCCACAGGCGCTCGAGTGGCTGAAAGGACAAACCGAAGGATTGTGGGCGTTACCGGATGCAGCAATCTTCACCCCGTCTTCTACGGAACAGCTTCTGCTCTTCACATTGAGAAACGGCGTTCCATTCATGGGGCTTTCTTCCGCATATGTCAGAGCAGGGGCTCTTTTCTCCTTGGACTGCGACTACGCAGATATTGGAAGACAGGCGGGAGAGATCGCCCTGTCGGTGCTTTCCGGCAAAAGTCCGTCTCAGATCCCGATTGCCAGACCGCGAAAGGTGCTTGTCTCGCTGAATGAGAAAACAGCCAAGCGAATAGGACTCAAGATTCCGGCACCTGTCCTCAGGTCAGCCGATTCGGTCGTGCGATGAGGAGACAGTCTGTGAGATTTGGTCTCAAATTCAAGTTCATCGTCAGTTTCTCGGTCTTGATCATTCTCACTTCTGCCGTTCTAAGCGGATTTCTAATTCGGAAACAGACCGAGCTAATTAGAAACAAGCTGGAAGACAAGGGAAGATATCTCGCAAAAAATTTGGCTTCTTCCAGTGAGTACGGAGTTCTTGTTGAGGACACCCCGTTGCTCCGCAGGCTTCTTGACAGCGTATCTGCAGATGAAGATGTCGCCCACATTGCGGTTCTCAACAAAGGTGGTAAGCTGCTCGCCAGCGTGGATAAGAGAGTTTTGCCTCATCAATCCCCGTCCGGCCAGAGCCGCCAATTCTGGC
It encodes:
- a CDS encoding ABC transporter substrate-binding protein, translating into MSLKHINALLWSAAIFFLAGLAQCTPVTVQIVRSDGLQAYEDANSGLRKVLRENLRDIQFQDHILGSEQSENEKILSQVQKRSSVILTIGTEATQLVSSRIKDRPVVFCMVLGPAKSGLVKSLESSGNNLSGASLDIPVKMQFEKFKTLVPDLRNLGVLCTAETESRVRSAEPIARSLGITLISVKVSSEKEIPQALEWLKGQTEGLWALPDAAIFTPSSTEQLLLFTLRNGVPFMGLSSAYVRAGALFSLDCDYADIGRQAGEIALSVLSGKSPSQIPIARPRKVLVSLNEKTAKRIGLKIPAPVLRSADSVVR